The DNA segment ATCGCCGCCGTCCGCAGAGCCGGAATCGGAATAACATATTAAAAAACCCGAACCTTCGCGTTTTAATTCTTCGTCAAACATTGTTCTGTTCCATATGGTCTGAGAAGACTGCATATGTATATCGAACATCCTACCGATGAGATATTCGGCTAGAATATCGTTCTCATCGTTATTTGCAGAAGAAGACCGTTTTAACTCTTTCAAATCTAAAAAATTTATTTTCACGTGCTTCTAATAATTAATAATATCTTTATACGCCATTTTATTTCGGTTTTCCATAAACGGCCAGTTTTTTCTTGCCGATTTGACTTCATCGGTATCGATATTATAAATAACGGCGCATTCATTTATTCCGGCAAAGTCGTTTATTATACTTCCGTCGGGCGAGACACAAAAAGACTTTCCATAAAAATCTAAAGGCTTATCCCTTCCTACCCTGTTAACCCTTAAGATATACAAACCGTTAAGAAAAGCCGAGGCAGAAATAGACAAAAACCATTTGCCGTTAGTATTAAAAGCGGATGCCGTCGGCGCAAAAATAATATCCGCTCCTTTAAGCGCTAAAATCCTTGAAGATTCCGGGTAAAAATTATCCCAGCCCATCTGTATCCCAATATTGCCGTATTTAGTTTTAAAAACCGGAATTTCGTCGCCGCTTGAAAAATAAGACTTTTCTTTATAATATTCTAATTCCGGAAGGTGAATCTTGCGATAAACGCCGACAATTCCGCCTTCTTCGTCGATAACGGCGGAACTGTTGTAATATTTGTTTTCTAATTTTTCAAAAAAAGGAACTATTGTTACTATATTAAATCTTTTTGCCTGCTCTCTGAACAAACTTATAGTTTTTCCGTTTAAATCTTCGGCTGTTTTATAATGCGCGTCCATATTGTCGGGAGAATTATTCTGCAGAAACCAGTTCATTAAAAAAAGCTCTGGAAAGCAGACTATGCCGGCTTTATTTTTTGCCGCCATAGCCAAAAAATCTATAGCTTTCAATGCGGATGAATGTATATCCGCAGAAGGAGACATCTGTACGCCGCAAATTTTAATTCTCATATGCCCGATTCTAAATTTTAAATAATTATAAAAATTACAAAATATATACAATATATAATATTATATATTGTATATATTATTTAATATATTTACAATCTGCCGTCAAGCCTTAAGAAGTCCTCTGGATTCTTTTTTTCTGTCGTTCTCCGTTAATATTTTTTTTCTAAGGCGTATAGATTTAGGCGTAAACTCTACAAGTTCGTCGTCTTCTATGAATTCTAAGGCATATTCTATCGACAGCCTTATAGGCGGAGTAAGCGTTATCATTTCGTCGGATGCCTTCGACCTCATATTTGTAAGCTGTTTTTTCTTGCAGGGATTTACCGTTATATCTCCGGGCTTGGAATGTATTCCTATTATCATCCCTTCATAAACTTCGTCCTGCGGAGAAACGAAAAGGCTTCCTCTGTCCTGTAGATTATATAAACCGTAAGAGTTGGCTTCTCCGTTTTCCATGGAAATCATTACTCCGTTTTTCCTGGGGGAAATATCGAAAGCATATTCGTCGAACTTATAAAAATTATGGTTCATCGTGCCGGTACCTTTAGTCATAGTGAGAAATTCATTATGAAATCCCATTATGCTTCTTGAAGGTATTACAAACTCAAGGTAGGTATTGCCGTTATCGTCCTTAGTCATATCGAGAAGATTGCCTTTCATGGATGAAAGCCTTTCGAGCACTCCGCCGGTAAATTCGTCTTTTACCGTGATATACAAAAGCTCGTACGGCTCCATTTTCTTTCCGTCTATCTCTTTTATTACGCCTTTAGGTTTAGAAACGGCAAACTCAAAACCTTCTCTTCTCATTTTTTCGATTAAAATAGAAAGATGAAGAAGACCTCTGCCGTAAACGTCGAATACCGTTTCGTCTCCTGTTTCGACGACTTTTAATCCGACGTTGTTAGAGACTTCCTTAAACAGCCTTTCCCTTAACTGCCTCGTAGTTACCAATTTTCCCTCTTTTCCGCAAAAAGGGCTTTTGTTTACTATGAAGTTAACGAGTATTACAGGTTCGTCTATTTTTATTCTCTGCAAAGGCGCTATCGGTTTGTCGTTAACTATATAATCTCCGGCATTTACGCCGGTCAAACCTGCTACTAAAGCAATGTCGCCCTCGTTAATTTCATCGGTTTCCGTTCTTTTTAATCCGTCGAAAAGAAAAATCTTGTTAGGTTTTGTTTTTATCAATTCATCCTTGGCATTATAAAGATAAACCGAATCGTTTACTTTAAGTTTTCCGGCCTTAACTATGCCGATAGCCGTAGCTCCGAGAAAATCGTCGTGGCCTATGCTCGTGACTAAAAATTCAAGTTCCGGTTTATTAAGTATGGGCGGATGAGGTATAAAATCTATTATTGCATCGAAAAGTGGATTAAGCTTGTCTTTAAACCTTTCCTCTCCTTGAACTTTTAAATCTTTAATAGCGTAACCTTCTTTTGCGGAAGCATAAATTACCGGAAAATCTAAATTTACGTTTTCCCCGCCGAGTTCCAAAAAAAGATCGTAAACCATTTCCAGTACTTCTTCCGGTCTCGCTCCGGGTCTGTCTATTTTATTAATGACAAGAAGTACGTGAAGGTTGTATTCAAAGCATTTTTTAAGAATAAATCTGGTCTGCGGCATAGGTCCGTCGAAAGCGTCTACTAAAAGCAGAACTCCGTCCACCATTGCAAGCACTCTTTCTACTTCACTGCCGAAATCTCCGTGGCCGGGAGTATCTACTATGTTTATTCTGTAATCTTTATATTTAATGCCGGTGCATTTCGATAAAATAGTTATTCCTCTTTCTTTTTCTAATTCGTCGCTGTCCATCGCCCTTTCGGAAAGAGCCTCGAAGTCTCTTTTGCTTATACTTTCCTTTAACATTTTGTCGATAAGAGTCGTTTTACCGTGATCGACGTGGGCAACTACGGCTATATTTCTAATTTTTTCTTGAAAATTCAATTATTTATCCTCCGATTTTTTTAAATAAAAATACCCCAATAAATTTAATTTATTTACTGGGGTAAATGATTTTAAAACGGTATGCTTTTATTCGCTTGCTAACTTATATATATTATAATTTTTATTATTTTTTAATTATATTATTTTTAATGCAAGTGGCGCGCATACTCCGCTTAAAACGATAAACTAAGGATTAACCCTTGGTTACGTTGACAGCCTGCGGTCCTTTTGCACCGTTGGTGATTTCGAACTCTACTTTCTGTCCTTCCGTTAAGGTTTTAAAACCGTCCTGCGAAATTGCAGAATAATGAACGAAAACATCAGGTCCATTTTCCTGTTCGATAAAACCAAAACC comes from the Candidatus Acidulodesulfobacterium acidiphilum genome and includes:
- the typA gene encoding translational GTPase TypA; amino-acid sequence: MNFQEKIRNIAVVAHVDHGKTTLIDKMLKESISKRDFEALSERAMDSDELEKERGITILSKCTGIKYKDYRINIVDTPGHGDFGSEVERVLAMVDGVLLLVDAFDGPMPQTRFILKKCFEYNLHVLLVINKIDRPGARPEEVLEMVYDLFLELGGENVNLDFPVIYASAKEGYAIKDLKVQGEERFKDKLNPLFDAIIDFIPHPPILNKPELEFLVTSIGHDDFLGATAIGIVKAGKLKVNDSVYLYNAKDELIKTKPNKIFLFDGLKRTETDEINEGDIALVAGLTGVNAGDYIVNDKPIAPLQRIKIDEPVILVNFIVNKSPFCGKEGKLVTTRQLRERLFKEVSNNVGLKVVETGDETVFDVYGRGLLHLSILIEKMRREGFEFAVSKPKGVIKEIDGKKMEPYELLYITVKDEFTGGVLERLSSMKGNLLDMTKDDNGNTYLEFVIPSRSIMGFHNEFLTMTKGTGTMNHNFYKFDEYAFDISPRKNGVMISMENGEANSYGLYNLQDRGSLFVSPQDEVYEGMIIGIHSKPGDITVNPCKKKQLTNMRSKASDEMITLTPPIRLSIEYALEFIEDDELVEFTPKSIRLRKKILTENDRKKESRGLLKA
- a CDS encoding cold-shock protein — encoded protein: MRYQGKVKWFNDSKGFGFIEQENGPDVFVHYSAISQDGFKTLTEGQKVEFEITNGAKGPQAVNVTKG
- a CDS encoding carbon-nitrogen hydrolase family protein, yielding MRIKICGVQMSPSADIHSSALKAIDFLAMAAKNKAGIVCFPELFLMNWFLQNNSPDNMDAHYKTAEDLNGKTISLFREQAKRFNIVTIVPFFEKLENKYYNSSAVIDEEGGIVGVYRKIHLPELEYYKEKSYFSSGDEIPVFKTKYGNIGIQMGWDNFYPESSRILALKGADIIFAPTASAFNTNGKWFLSISASAFLNGLYILRVNRVGRDKPLDFYGKSFCVSPDGSIINDFAGINECAVIYNIDTDEVKSARKNWPFMENRNKMAYKDIINY